A DNA window from Mycobacterium sp. IDR2000157661 contains the following coding sequences:
- a CDS encoding TnsA-like heteromeric transposase endonuclease subunit encodes MNNVPPHGRAAAQIRNGELIDYRPAEGELVAQIPVDELWSVPLEKCAPVRKAPSYKGQKNFTGEWWCLTTQSHLPFESWVERDFLIAADFDPQIVGISVQPLTFRFPSAAGRQREHTPDVFLRTRSGDGVLVDVRPNRLVDDDSREAFEAAAELCRQVGWSFCRAAEQPPIRAANLRWLAGYRNQRNRRQDFATELTAHLACKAMTISKAATAVGEPLLVLPTLYHLLWTHEIDVDIESAPIDERTLVRLAKR; translated from the coding sequence ATGAACAACGTGCCCCCTCACGGGCGCGCGGCGGCGCAGATTCGTAACGGCGAGCTGATTGACTACCGGCCCGCTGAAGGCGAACTTGTCGCTCAAATTCCGGTCGATGAGCTGTGGTCAGTGCCGCTGGAGAAATGTGCACCTGTCCGCAAAGCGCCGTCGTACAAGGGCCAGAAGAACTTCACGGGCGAGTGGTGGTGCCTCACCACCCAATCGCACCTTCCCTTCGAATCGTGGGTCGAACGCGATTTCCTGATTGCTGCTGACTTCGACCCGCAGATCGTTGGAATATCAGTACAGCCCCTCACCTTTCGCTTCCCGTCGGCCGCAGGCAGGCAGCGTGAGCACACTCCCGACGTTTTTCTCCGGACGAGATCCGGCGACGGCGTACTTGTAGATGTTCGGCCGAACCGACTCGTCGATGATGATTCACGCGAGGCGTTCGAGGCAGCCGCTGAGCTATGCAGACAGGTTGGCTGGTCTTTCTGCCGGGCGGCGGAGCAGCCTCCGATCCGAGCCGCAAATCTCCGCTGGCTTGCTGGCTATCGGAACCAACGAAACCGAAGGCAAGACTTCGCTACCGAACTCACCGCACACCTGGCTTGCAAGGCGATGACAATTAGCAAGGCGGCCACCGCGGTCGGTGAGCCTCTTCTGGTCCTACCGACTCTGTATCACCTTCTATGGACGCACGAGATCGACGTTGATATCGAGTCGGCACCGATCGATGAACGTACTCTCGTCCGGTTGGCCAAACGATGA
- a CDS encoding Mu transposase C-terminal domain-containing protein translates to MNAEPVKIIIGDFCRYDGRLCELVAIDGLVAKLRREDGQLAAVKIADLFADSSFDVFSPSVRRRPIPPDYFSTLPNQVQERVLWLEHHISEVVDGTPIGSPPQTEPRNGYDVRATSLGQRERNKCLELEAAGTPLGLKYLQELRRRYERSGVAGLIDGRLHRRRSPTRRVDDRYVGVLLEVLNENELQSTRTEIALKWHVDRRVVERFNNQVKLPSHTTFHRLMKQLPQARHATGSARTRQTRNHQPEGMFSKVVASRPGEWMQIDTTPFDVGIRLDDSVKGRVELTGLVDAATRTIVAAVLRPTTKAVDASLLLAKSMTPEPMRPGWVDAVRMSNSVLPYHAMRSVDDRLDHAAARPIIIPENIVYDSGAVYLSTTFRSACRSFGISMQPAHKDEPTDKPIIERTLGSVKTLFAQYVTGYLGSSVENRGKHAEQNAVFSLQELQDLLDEWIVVAWQNRPHDGLRDPLNPQRKLTPNEKYASMLAVSGYIPAPLSSDQYVALLPSLYRTVTAAGITIDYRVYDSDALDPARGEISGVPGKGVQWQVHYDPYDVSRVWVHNHHGEGYLMAHWTQLQTAPQPFGSALWEHARQLETSRGERRTSQEAITAAVEDLLGRASVAPESPRRRRRTAKDRRVVARTRAAAELPPTVPPTEEPPGPFLPSDEDIDDIADVIPLPVFDAEKESNTW, encoded by the coding sequence ATGAATGCTGAACCCGTCAAGATCATCATCGGCGATTTCTGTCGGTATGACGGCAGGCTCTGCGAGCTGGTAGCGATCGACGGACTGGTGGCGAAGCTACGGCGTGAGGACGGTCAGCTCGCCGCTGTGAAGATTGCGGACCTGTTCGCGGACAGTTCATTCGACGTCTTCTCCCCTAGTGTTCGTCGCCGCCCGATTCCGCCAGACTACTTTTCTACGCTGCCGAATCAGGTCCAAGAGCGTGTGCTGTGGCTCGAGCATCACATCTCCGAAGTAGTCGACGGCACACCGATCGGCTCTCCCCCACAAACAGAGCCGCGAAATGGGTACGACGTCCGAGCGACATCACTTGGGCAGCGCGAGCGCAACAAGTGCCTCGAACTCGAAGCTGCTGGAACGCCATTGGGACTGAAATACCTTCAGGAACTCCGCCGGCGCTACGAAAGGTCCGGTGTCGCCGGGCTCATCGACGGCCGTCTTCATCGCCGACGCTCGCCAACCCGACGCGTCGATGATCGATACGTGGGCGTGCTCTTGGAGGTCCTGAACGAGAACGAACTGCAATCGACCCGGACCGAAATCGCCTTGAAATGGCATGTGGACCGGCGAGTGGTCGAGAGGTTCAACAACCAAGTGAAACTCCCCTCCCACACCACTTTCCATCGACTGATGAAGCAACTCCCCCAGGCGCGCCACGCGACCGGATCCGCTCGAACCCGGCAGACGAGGAACCATCAGCCGGAAGGCATGTTCAGCAAGGTCGTCGCAAGCCGTCCAGGTGAGTGGATGCAAATCGACACGACACCCTTCGATGTGGGGATCCGACTCGACGACTCCGTGAAGGGCCGAGTGGAGTTGACCGGACTCGTTGACGCTGCGACGCGGACCATCGTCGCGGCAGTGCTGCGACCAACAACGAAGGCAGTGGACGCATCACTACTTCTCGCCAAATCGATGACACCGGAACCGATGCGCCCCGGCTGGGTCGATGCCGTCCGGATGTCGAACTCCGTCCTTCCCTACCACGCCATGCGGTCTGTCGACGACAGGCTCGACCACGCTGCTGCCCGCCCCATCATCATTCCCGAGAACATCGTCTACGACAGCGGTGCGGTGTACCTCTCGACCACTTTCCGTTCCGCATGCAGATCGTTCGGGATCAGCATGCAGCCCGCTCATAAGGACGAGCCCACCGACAAGCCAATCATCGAACGCACCCTTGGATCGGTTAAAACCCTTTTCGCACAATACGTCACCGGCTACCTCGGGTCCTCGGTCGAGAACCGAGGTAAGCACGCAGAACAGAATGCCGTCTTCTCCCTGCAAGAGCTTCAGGACCTGCTAGACGAATGGATCGTCGTCGCTTGGCAGAACCGACCCCACGACGGACTACGCGACCCGCTGAATCCGCAACGGAAGCTGACGCCGAACGAGAAGTACGCATCGATGCTCGCCGTCAGCGGCTATATCCCGGCGCCCCTGAGTTCCGACCAGTACGTCGCCCTGCTCCCCAGCCTGTACCGAACGGTGACGGCCGCGGGCATCACCATCGACTACCGGGTATACGACAGCGACGCCCTGGATCCGGCGCGCGGCGAAATCTCGGGGGTGCCAGGCAAGGGTGTTCAGTGGCAGGTTCACTACGACCCGTACGACGTCAGCCGCGTCTGGGTCCACAACCACCACGGCGAGGGCTACCTGATGGCCCACTGGACACAGCTACAGACCGCACCACAACCGTTCGGATCGGCATTGTGGGAGCATGCACGCCAACTCGAAACAAGTCGAGGCGAGCGACGAACGTCCCAAGAGGCGATCACCGCAGCAGTCGAGGATCTTCTGGGACGCGCGTCCGTCGCGCCTGAGTCTCCACGTCGGCGTCGCAGGACTGCGAAGGACCGCCGTGTTGTCGCGCGTACGCGGGCTGCAGCGGAGTTGCCACCGACTGTCCCCCCGACAGAAGAACCGCCTGGGCCTTTCCTGCCCTCAGATGAAGACATCGACGATATCGCTGATGTCATTCCACTCCCTGTATTCGACGCCGAGAAAGAGTCCAACACATGGTGA